ACTAGGAACCTGTATTTTGGCAAAGTACTCACCCCCACAAAGGTTATTTTGATGcaccacattttgagaaacattgtTACAAAGGATGACTTATGGGAAAACAAtactttttctgaaataaaaataacaagtatAAACAATCCTAGTAAATACATTTCTTATTGTCCTTTATGCTGTAGACATTATAAAAGAAGTGAAGAACAATAAGCCAATTACAAGCTcaattatctttcttttcataCATTGTTAACTCTGTTATAGTTAGGTATGTTACCTACACTTGCAACCTAAGACTTTCAGCTCTTCAGTAAGTTCAGGTGTCACGTGCAAGTAGTTATTAATAGGATAGAATATACTCATTATTTTCATGGTAATAATGGTGTAATTGGGTAACTTAGATCGAGACACTATTCAGACTTTACATTAGCTGGTGTTCGGGTTAGACTTAACATGCCCTGCCCTCCAGTATATATATGTTACAATTGTAATATTTGTGTATGCCTAATTTTCCACACAGGATGAAACAGAGGGTAGTATCCTAGTGTAAACCGGGAGTGTTACTGGCCTTGTGTGAAAAGTTCTCATTTCCAGTTAAAATAACTGAAGTTGTAAAACTGCACAGAGATACTAGAGACAATAATTGATCTTTATTATACAGAAATGTGAAGGCCATATGCATTAAATGAAAAGGTGTTTTGCAATGAACATTATGCAGATTCAAACTGAAGACATCTTCATCTTATTGagatacaatataaaaataaacactgacCAAGAGTTGCTAGAAAGAACTCAACTTCTACTCTCCCAATCAAGCTGAAACTTTCCACAGGAAAACCTGGTTTCAATTCATGCTGAATTGTTTTCATACGGAAAGAAAAAACTAAGTCAGGTAGAGGCAACCAGGGACTGGTTTTTATACTTTTAGAGAGCCAGACTGAAGCTCTACTCAGTTTCACATTTAAGAATttgtttcactttaaaatttatatctctAGTCACCTAAGTGATAcctaaaagtgaaaaaagaaagttaattgaGTTGGGAATTTTGTGGAGCTAGACAGGTTTAGGGGAGAAGATGAAAGTTACAATCATTCATTTAATTACTTCTGATCAGGAAGATTTGATGTCAGGTCTGGATCGTCTGTATTAGCCCTTTGATAGCCCGTTTCTCTGTAGCTGTCAAGAGGCAAGATCCATTAAAAGTAtcaacatagggcttccctggtggcgcagtggttgagaatctgcctgccaacgcaggggacatgggttcgagccctggtctgggaggatcccgcatgccgcggagcagctggccccatgagccacaattactgagcctgcgtgtctggagcctgtgctccgcaacgggaggggccgcgatagtgagaggcccacgtaccgcgatgaggagtggcccccacttgccgcaactagagaaagccctcacacagaaacgaagacccaacacagtcaaaaataaataaaaaaaaaaaaaaaaaaaaaaaaaaagtatcagcaTAACAAATGCTTGACATTAGCACAGTTTGGTGCCTGTCCTCTTTATATTCCCAAATACTGGACTTTTATATCAGGATGCTTTTAAGGTCAAATTGCCCTTCTAAACAGGATTTTTCTTCATAAGCTTCTGTTTGCATTCACTactgaattaaaaaatgttttagcgATTTGGTTAGACAGGGTTGTGTTGAGACAAGACTAATGACTAGAAGGGTATCTGTGGATTAAATATAGATAAAACTACCTCCAGAACCCTTAAATATAGACAGAATCTATCAATTTATGTAGGAAGCCAAAATAGGGAACAAGAAGATCTAGAATTTAGATATATTGTCTGGACTCAGGATGCTGCTTTCTGCAATTGAAATTTACAACTCCCTAGATTCAATCAGAGTAGGGACATTTAAAGTAGTCAGGAGGAATCAGGATAGTCATGTGCTAAAGAGAGGAAATTCTGATGCCACCTCCCTTTGCAAATTGTATTGCTGACTGCTTGAAGGAGGTGGTTGagagatacatttttttcatttagactTCTGTTCTAATGAATGATGGAGTAGGATAATGCTGAGAGAGAGTAGAGAATATATTTCTGGTTCTAGGACTGTGAGAACCAGGTAATCACATTTGGAATATTCTCATTaggttagaaaaggaaaaatgagacacGCATTTATATCCCAGAGACCATATGCTCCAAAAATTAGTTTTGTTTCCATTGCCCCTTATTCAAAGAGATGGTTACTTCAACAAGCTATATTACTTAGCAGAGCCTGAGAGACAGactgaaaacatatatttaaaatggaaaataaaattttaaaaatatgataaatggTTTGCTCTACATCTCATTCACATTCTGTGGCTACAGAAATCCAAATCTCACTTAGATATTCCTGCTAATGCAAAAGCACACTAGATGGAAGTAAAccaagaaatgagagaaaatgtttatttattgggTGTGTGTTGGTTCACCCAGTTTATTCACCTCTGGAGTGGCAGTATAGGGAAAAATAAAGTCTGCTTATAATAGTCAAGGTCTATACAGGAGCCTTGAAGTTGCTCTCCCCAAATAACGAGTTTGattcaagagaaggaaaaaacatgaTGGAAAACATCTCATCACACAAAGCTTGCTGATGGTGTCTCTGACAGTCACTGGCCAgtaagggaaaaggagaaacccACCTGCTGACTTTAGGATTTATTGAAGGCTGCCAGCACAGCCCAGATCATCTCTGTGGCACTGTGCTTTGTCCCCTCTACCTCAGGGTCCAGTTCCACTAAGTCCTTGGCCCGATTCATTGCCACATCATACTTGTCATCTGTCAGAGAGGAGAAGACATTCTCTAGCACGTCAGAGGAGTGGGCTAGCACCAGTAGTGCTAGTGTTCGCTTGTCCATACGCTGAGGGTCATTTACCCACCGCTCTAGGACACTGTCTTGAAGCTTTTTCACTAGTCGCTGCTTCTCTGTTGTATTGGTCACTGGGTGAGTAGTCATGTCAAATAGAAGGAAATTCTGCTTCTCAGTGGTTAGAATACCCTTCTCTACTAGGTTCTTTGCAATTCTCTCTCTTACATTTCTCAGCTGGTACTGTAATTTGAAAGGGTTCCAGGTCTCAcctatgggaaaaataaatagaaggcttgaacaacattataaaccaactagacctaagAAGACATCTATAGAATATTCTACCCTATAACAGTAGGATGtacattcttcttaagtgcacatgaaacattctccaggatagaccatatgccaggccataaaacaaaccttaataaatttaaaaggactgaaaacaTACAAAGTATGCTATCcaatcacaatggaattaaactagaaattagtaacagaaggaaatttgggaaattaaaaaatatgtggaaattacaCAACACAATCTGAAAgaaccaatgagtcaaagaagaaatcacaaggaaaatttaaaaaatacttttgagttgaatgaaagaaaccccacaacataccaaaacttatgggatgcagcttAAAGCAGTACGAAGAGGGAAATTTATGATCCAAATGCTATATTAGAAAAGTAGAtgtcaaatcaataacctaacatTCTatcttaaaaaactagaaaaagaagatcatactaaacccaaagcaagcaggagaaaggaaataataaagattagagaggaaacagagaaaatcaaatcaaaacttggttcaatgaaaagataaaaaaaaggaCAAACCTAGAGTgaccaaggagaaaagagagaagactcaaaattactaaaattaggagtgaaagaggagacatcactactgaccttacaaaaataaaaagaattataaggaaatactatgaaaaacaggatgccaacaaattagacaacctagaagaatggacaaattctttgaaatgcaGAAATTACCTAAACCAACTCAACAAGAAAGAGAGAGTTAGAATATATAACAAGTAAATAGATTGAATAGTAACTttaaaacttcccacaaagaaaagtgTGGTCAAGATGGCTTTACTGGTAATTCTACCAAACGTTAatgaagaattaatgccaatccttcacaaatgcttaaaaaaaaagaagaggaagaggagggaacacttccttaGTCTACACAGTATTACTCTGATAGTAAAAGGAGACAGACTTcataagaaaactatagaccaatatcccttatgaatataggtacaaaaatgctcaacaaaatactagcaaacaaatctAGCAACATATAATAAACACTAtgtagggaatttcctggtggtccagtggttaggactctgtgcttttactgccaagggtgtgggttcaatccctggtcagggaactaagatcctgaaagctgtgTGGCGAggctgaaggaaaaaacaaaaaaaatgggacttccctggtggcgcagtggttaagaatgcgcctgccaatgcaggggacacaggttcatgccctggtctgggaaaatcccacgtgctgtggagcaactaagcccgtgtgccgcaactactgagcctgcactctagagcctgcgagccacaactactgagcccgtgtgccacaactattgaagcccgtgggcctagagcccatgctccacaagagaagccactgcaatgagaagctcgtgtgccacaacgaagagtagcccccactccacaactaaagaaagcctgtgtgcagcaatgaagaccaaatgcagccaaaaataaaataaataaaaaaattagtttaaaaaattttttaattaaaaaaagaaaacaaatagcaaaatggcagaatTGACTGtctccttatcagtaattactttaaatgtaaatggattaaactatttaataataagaaaaaattggCAGAATGGGTTAAAAAACATAATCCAATtatatgctgtctatgagagaTTCACTTTAGATCAAAGGACACAGATAGGCTGAAAGtgaatggatggaaaaagatattccattcaaatagtaaccaaaagacaGCAGGGGTGGCTATACTAATTTTggacaaaatagatttaaaattatgtaaggtaagagagacagagaaagacattatatattaataaaacgTTCAGtacaacaagaagatataacaagtataaatatttacactcCTAAGAACAGgctcaaaatatatgaagcaaaatggGCAGAACAGTCAGAAGTAGACAGTTTTATAACACCCTGTTTTCAATGAGACTTAGATCAAGTAgactgaaaataattaaaaaatagaagattcAACAGCATAATAAACTCACTAagcctaacagacatatacagaacactccacctaacagcagaatacacattcttctcaagtgtacatggcacattctccaggacagaccactTGTTAGGccataaaataaatctcaatagATTTCAAAAGATacatacaaagtatcttctctgacaaCAATgggatgaaattagaaataagtaaaagagggaaaatgaaaatttgcCTATATGTGTAAATTAAACAAgcttaaacaaccaatgggtcaaagaagaaattacaagggaaattagaaaatacttagaaatggaTGAAAACACAATGCACTAAAATGTATGGGATATagtgaaagcagtgctcagagggaaatttatagctgtaaatgcctaAATTAAAAAAGTAAGTCTCAAATCAATCACCTAACTTTACACTTTAAtggactagaaaaagaagagcaaagtaaacccaaagctaacagaaggaacgaaataaagattagagaagaGATGAACAAAAAGAGAgatcagaaaaacaacaaagaagaccaaagaaacaaagagttggttttttgaaaagatcaacaaaattcacaaacttttaggtagactgccaaagaaaaagagaaaagaaacaaacaactaaaatgagaaattaaagtgGGGACATTACAACTGACCTTGCAAAGATTAAAagaaggattataagagaatactatgaataatggTAAGCCAACAAATTatataacctagaagaaatggacaaattccctGAAACACTCAAATTATCTAAACTGactgatgaagaaatagaaaatttcaacAGATTTATAGCAAGTAAAAAGatgaaatcagggcttccctggtggcgcagtggttcagagtccgcctgctgatgcaggggacatgggttcgtgccccggtccgggaagatcccacgtgccacggagcggctgggcccatgagccatggccgctgatcctgcgcgtccaaagcctgtgctccgtaacgggagaggccacaacagtgagaggcccacgtaccacaaaaaaaaaaaaaagatgaaatcagtaatcaaaaacctccccaaaaagaaaaatcctggaccagatggcttcatcaGTGAATTCTACCTAACATTTAAACAAGAATTAACAcaaatccttctcaaagtcttccaaaaaactgaagagggaaTGCctcctaactcattctgtgaggcaaGGATTATCCTGATActaaagccagataaagacatcacaagaggacttcactggtggcacagtggttaaaaatctgcctgtcaatgcagggggacatgggtttgagccctggtctgggaagattccacgtgcggcggagcaactaagcccagctcgtgagccacaactacctagtccgtgtgccacaactactgaagcctgtgcgcctagagcctgtgctccacaacaagagaagccaccgcaatgagaagcctgtgaatcgcaatgaggagtagcccccactcgacataactagagaaagccggcgcacagcaacaaagacccaatgcagccaaaaaataataataaattaataaattaaaaaaatacatcacaagaaaagaaagttacagactAATAAGTcctatgaatatagatgcaaaattcttaataaaatattagcaaattgaatccaacagcataataaaatgattattcaccttgattaagtaaaatttatcccaggaatgtaacaGAAAATCAAATGGgctgaggacctgaatagacatttttctaaagacacacaaatggccaaaagacatgaaaatgcactcaacatcactaatcatcaaggaaatgcaaatcaaaaccatagtgTGATATCATTCCACATTTGTTAAGATGGCTAATATTAAAAAGACCAAGAATAAcaactgttggtgaggatatagagaaaagggaacccttgtgtactgttagtgaaaatgtaaattggcccagtcactacagaaaacagtataggacttccctggtggtgcagtggttgagaatccacctgccaatgcaggggacatggtttaatccctggtctgggaagatcccacatgccgcagagcacctaagcccatgcgccacaactactgagcctgtgctctacagcccatgagccacaattactgagcccgcatgccacaactactgaagcctgcgtgcctagagcccgtgctccacaagagaagccactgcaatgagaagtccacgcactgcaatgaaaagtagctcccactcaccacaactagagaaagcccacgtgcagcaatgaagacccaatgtagccaaaaaaataaataaaattaaaaaaattttttttaattaaaaaaaaagaaaatagtatagaggtttctcaaaaacttaaaattacaACTATCATATAATCtagtaattctacttctgagtagaattgaaaagatatatgcaccccatgttcactgcagcattatttataatagccaagacatggaagcaacttaagtatcaattatggatgaatggataaagaaaatgtggtatatgtatatacacacaccacacacatatatatatgcacacatatacatacaacagaatattattcaaccataaaaaacaggaaatcttgccattcatgacaacctggatggaccttgagggcattatgctaagtgaagtaagtcagacagagggacttccctggtggtacagtggtgaagactccgtgctcccaacgcagggggcctgggttcaatccctggtcagggaactagatccca
The genomic region above belongs to Phocoena sinus isolate mPhoSin1 chromosome 1, mPhoSin1.pri, whole genome shotgun sequence and contains:
- the GOLPH3L gene encoding Golgi phosphoprotein 3-like isoform X2; the protein is MTTLTHRARRTEGGKNSEKKVESEEDTNQDRSQDNEDTEDSKDIRLTLMEEVLLLGLKDKEVLLKSDSPTGDVLLDETLKHIKATEPTETVQTWIELLTGETWNPFKLQYQLRNVRERIAKNLVEKGILTTEKQNFLLFDMTTHPVTNTTEKQRLVKKLQDSVLERWVNDPQRMDKRTLALLVLAHSSDVLENVFSSLTDDKYDVAMNRAKDLVELDPEVEGTKHSATEMIWAVLAAFNKS
- the GOLPH3L gene encoding Golgi phosphoprotein 3-like isoform X1, with translation MTTLTHRARRTEGGKNSEKKVESEEDTNQDRSQDNEDTEDSKDIRLTLMEEVLLLGLKDKEGYTSFWNDCISSGLRGGILIELAMRGRIYLEPPTMRKKRLLDRKVLLKSDSPTGDVLLDETLKHIKATEPTETVQTWIELLTGETWNPFKLQYQLRNVRERIAKNLVEKGILTTEKQNFLLFDMTTHPVTNTTEKQRLVKKLQDSVLERWVNDPQRMDKRTLALLVLAHSSDVLENVFSSLTDDKYDVAMNRAKDLVELDPEVEGTKHSATEMIWAVLAAFNKS